The following proteins come from a genomic window of Acidimicrobiia bacterium:
- a CDS encoding type II secretion system F family protein, protein MPPIPAELLGIAWGALAAVPFAARARRATLAQRLGLPGREPVARRHLQLLGGARSLIRRALDATGPVGRVVRGLGARRRARRADAALERELPVALDLLGVAVGAGCTPYLAVDVASRWASPTVASSFRSVLGACTLGASFEAALDDAARTAPRLRPLADALLASDRLGAPVGPALAPLAAEERAALRRRAEAHARRVPVRLLFPLVFLVLPAFVLLTVIPGLAAGLSRL, encoded by the coding sequence ATGCCGCCGATCCCGGCTGAGCTGCTCGGCATCGCGTGGGGCGCGCTCGCGGCGGTTCCGTTCGCGGCCCGCGCTCGCCGAGCGACGCTCGCCCAGCGTCTCGGATTGCCCGGACGCGAGCCGGTCGCACGCCGGCATCTCCAGCTGCTCGGCGGCGCGCGGTCGTTGATTCGGCGCGCGCTCGATGCCACCGGTCCGGTCGGCCGCGTCGTTCGGGGGCTGGGCGCCCGCCGTCGCGCGCGACGCGCCGACGCTGCGCTGGAGCGCGAGCTACCCGTCGCGCTCGACCTGCTCGGCGTGGCGGTCGGGGCGGGGTGCACGCCCTACCTCGCCGTCGACGTCGCGTCGCGCTGGGCTTCGCCGACGGTCGCGTCGTCGTTCAGGTCCGTGCTCGGCGCGTGCACACTCGGCGCGAGCTTCGAGGCCGCGCTCGACGACGCGGCCCGTACCGCGCCACGACTCCGTCCGCTGGCCGACGCGCTGCTCGCTTCGGACCGCCTCGGCGCGCCGGTTGGGCCCGCGCTCGCGCCTCTCGCCGCCGAGGAGCGCGCCGCGCTCCGGCGGCGCGCCGAGGCACACGCGCGCCGCGTGCCCGTGCGCCTGCTCTTCCCCCTCGTCTTCCTCGTGCTGCCCGCGTTCGTGCTGCTCACCGTGATTCCGGGCCTCGCGGCCGGGCTTTCGCGCCTCTAA
- a CDS encoding TadE family protein, with translation MTASMRFPRARRGGTSCRLRHERGQATVEFAFLLPLIVLAALAVIQVGLVVRDQMGVVHAAREAARAASVDRDPEAPVRAAHHTLPGAQVSVGARPQVGGEITVSVKYHSVTSLPLVGALFPDPDLHASATMRVER, from the coding sequence ATGACGGCGTCGATGAGGTTCCCCCGCGCGCGGCGCGGGGGAACCTCGTGTCGTCTTCGTCACGAGCGTGGCCAGGCAACCGTCGAGTTCGCCTTCTTGCTGCCGCTCATCGTGCTCGCCGCGCTCGCGGTCATCCAGGTGGGCCTGGTCGTGCGCGACCAGATGGGAGTGGTCCACGCGGCTCGGGAAGCCGCGCGCGCCGCGAGCGTCGACCGCGATCCAGAGGCGCCCGTCAGGGCGGCACACCACACGCTGCCCGGCGCGCAGGTCAGCGTCGGCGCGCGCCCGCAGGTCGGCGGCGAGATCACGGTCTCCGTGAAGTACCACTCGGTCACGAGCCTGCCACTGGTCGGCGCGCTCTTCCCCGACCCCGACCTGCACGCGTCCGCCACCATGCGGGTCGAGCGGTGA
- a CDS encoding Rv3654c family TadE-like protein has translation MTRERGGVSVLMVAVIVIGLVLSLGAARLGGALVGRARADTAADAAALAAADALALGMDEAGAQSAARDTAASNNARLVSCACSGTTAEVVVEVDVPGLGVLGSVARGRAKAEVRPECVVDVPECG, from the coding sequence GTGACACGAGAGCGCGGCGGTGTGTCCGTGCTGATGGTTGCCGTCATCGTGATCGGGCTGGTGCTGTCACTCGGCGCGGCGCGGCTCGGTGGCGCGCTGGTCGGCCGGGCGCGCGCGGATACTGCGGCCGATGCCGCGGCTCTCGCGGCTGCCGACGCGCTCGCGCTCGGCATGGATGAGGCCGGCGCACAGTCGGCTGCGCGCGACACCGCCGCGAGCAACAACGCCCGTCTGGTGTCGTGCGCGTGCTCGGGTACCACTGCCGAGGTCGTGGTGGAGGTCGACGTACCCGGTCTGGGCGTGCTCGGCAGCGTGGCCCGAGGGCGTGCCAAGGCCGAGGTCCGGCCCGAGTGTGTTGTCGACGTCCCGGAATGCGGCTGA
- a CDS encoding CpaF family protein: MTVVPLTREDPATRDSARRESARPDSALIHRVHRRLLAEGGDEASLAPDALRGRLTELLRREEPLLAPARLQRLLGLLTDEVVGLGPLEPILADPGVTEVMLNGPGRAYVERDGRVEPVALALDAERIVRLVERVVAPLGLRLDRASPMVDARLPDGSRLHAVIPPLAIDGPYVTIRRFGAREIPLDAFGLGGNAAAFLGWAITAGWNLLVAGGTGAGKTTLLNTLSSAIPSAERIVTIEETAELRLAQPHVVRLEARPPNAEGAGAVSVRDLVRAALRMRPDRLVVGEVRGGEALDMLQALNTGHDGSMSTIHANGTADALTRLETLVLLADAGLPLAAVRAQVATSVDAVVFLARRVGGMRRVEGIAEVAAASDERVRPLFAWQSGTLRPVGVPSRATRRPDVAPANLRWFRC; this comes from the coding sequence GTGACCGTCGTGCCGCTCACGCGCGAAGACCCCGCCACGCGCGACTCCGCGCGACGCGAATCCGCGCGACCCGACTCCGCGCTAATACACCGCGTGCACCGCCGTCTTCTCGCGGAAGGGGGTGACGAAGCGTCCCTCGCGCCCGACGCCCTCCGTGGTCGCCTCACCGAGCTGCTCCGGCGCGAGGAACCGTTGCTCGCGCCCGCTCGGCTCCAACGCCTCCTCGGCTTGCTCACCGACGAGGTGGTGGGTCTCGGGCCACTCGAACCCATCCTCGCCGATCCTGGCGTCACCGAGGTCATGCTCAACGGTCCCGGCCGCGCCTACGTCGAGCGCGACGGTCGCGTCGAGCCGGTCGCGCTCGCGCTCGACGCAGAACGCATCGTTCGGCTCGTCGAACGCGTCGTGGCACCGCTCGGCTTGCGGCTCGATCGGGCATCACCGATGGTCGACGCTCGGCTTCCCGACGGCTCGCGCCTGCATGCGGTGATCCCGCCGCTCGCGATCGATGGTCCCTACGTCACCATCCGTCGCTTCGGCGCACGCGAGATCCCGCTCGACGCGTTCGGGCTCGGGGGCAACGCGGCGGCGTTCCTCGGCTGGGCGATCACCGCAGGATGGAATCTGCTCGTCGCCGGCGGTACGGGTGCGGGCAAGACCACGCTCCTGAACACGCTGTCGAGTGCGATCCCGTCAGCCGAGCGGATCGTCACCATCGAGGAAACCGCGGAGCTTCGTCTCGCGCAGCCGCACGTGGTTCGGCTCGAGGCGCGACCACCGAACGCCGAAGGTGCAGGAGCGGTGAGCGTGCGCGACCTCGTGCGCGCCGCGCTGCGCATGCGGCCCGACCGGCTCGTGGTCGGCGAAGTCCGCGGTGGCGAGGCGCTCGACATGCTGCAGGCGCTGAACACCGGCCACGACGGCTCGATGTCCACGATCCACGCCAACGGCACTGCCGACGCGCTCACCCGGCTGGAGACGCTCGTGCTGCTCGCCGACGCCGGGCTGCCACTTGCAGCGGTTCGCGCGCAAGTTGCCACAAGCGTCGACGCGGTCGTATTCCTGGCGCGTCGCGTCGGCGGTATGCGGCGCGTCGAGGGGATCGCCGAGGTTGCTGCGGCGTCGGACGAGCGCGTCCGGCCACTGTTCGCATGGCAGTCGGGAACGCTCCGACCCGTCGGTGTTCCGAGTCGCGCGACGCGCCGTCCCGATGTCGCGCCCGCCAACCTGCGATGGTTCCGATGTTGA
- a CDS encoding DUF4244 domain-containing protein, whose amino-acid sequence MFRRVVSRLRAWMHWPVESGQTTAEYALVILGAVALATLLITWATGSHAISKLFDSVISKVLPG is encoded by the coding sequence ATGTTCCGTCGTGTCGTCTCGCGACTCCGCGCGTGGATGCACTGGCCGGTCGAGTCCGGCCAGACCACCGCTGAGTACGCGCTCGTCATCCTCGGCGCGGTCGCGCTCGCCACCTTGCTCATCACGTGGGCCACCGGAAGCCACGCGATCTCGAAGCTGTTCGACTCGGTCATCAGCAAGGTGCTCCCGGGATGA
- a CDS encoding LCP family protein produces MRIRSRRAVVKLVISPLLCGLLVATLVSAAWLAIGSPRPAAGAVWFQVTKLGGARYTGAPDQPFFALIIGTGARSDDPNESRDDPGLADAVHVIGVNPALNAATILDIPRDTEGPGGQKINSYIVNRPANDLRGMADAVSQVTGAPLTYVIRVNFPNFVEMVDEIGGIDIDIPTAMSDGFSGAEFAAGPNHLTGDQALAFSRDRHSFNNGDLARTSNQGLLIISALRTLQKHNASAGDTVRLVATVGRHTKLDGVSIPDLFHLGQYALTLDAANVKNVVLPVGNSGSGSNLAKTVDAASLLADFTDDGVLQTH; encoded by the coding sequence GTGAGGATCCGGAGCCGCCGCGCGGTCGTCAAACTCGTGATCAGCCCTCTGCTGTGCGGGCTTCTCGTCGCGACGCTGGTGAGCGCGGCGTGGCTTGCCATCGGCAGCCCGCGCCCCGCTGCGGGCGCGGTGTGGTTCCAGGTGACGAAGCTCGGCGGCGCGCGCTACACGGGCGCGCCCGACCAGCCGTTCTTCGCGCTGATCATCGGCACCGGCGCGCGGTCCGACGACCCGAACGAGTCGCGCGACGATCCCGGTCTCGCCGACGCGGTCCACGTGATCGGCGTGAACCCAGCCCTGAACGCGGCCACGATCCTCGACATCCCGCGTGATACCGAGGGCCCGGGCGGCCAAAAGATCAACTCCTACATCGTGAACCGACCCGCCAACGACCTCCGCGGCATGGCCGACGCCGTCTCGCAGGTGACCGGCGCGCCCCTCACCTACGTGATCCGCGTGAACTTTCCGAACTTCGTAGAGATGGTCGACGAGATCGGCGGCATCGACATCGATATTCCGACGGCGATGAGCGACGGCTTCTCCGGCGCGGAGTTCGCAGCCGGGCCCAATCACCTCACTGGCGACCAGGCGCTCGCGTTCTCACGCGACCGGCACTCCTTCAACAACGGCGACCTTGCGCGCACGAGCAACCAGGGCCTCTTGATCATCTCGGCGCTGCGAACCTTGCAGAAGCACAACGCGAGCGCGGGTGACACCGTCCGTCTCGTCGCAACCGTCGGCCGGCACACCAAGCTCGACGGCGTGAGCATCCCTGATCTCTTCCACCTCGGGCAGTACGCGCTCACCCTCGACGCCGCGAACGTCAAGAACGTCGTGCTCCCGGTCGGGAACAGCGGGAGCGGCAGCAACCTCGCGAAGACAGTCGATGCCGCGTCGCTCCTCGCCGACTTCACCGACGACGGCGTGCTCCAGACCCACTGA
- a CDS encoding type II secretion system F family protein — translation MLTVVLAIGGPLACVALVKAARRAESGARAQRLTTRARWRLPPRVRGPLARALHDADVHLDPEAAFELWAVGALGVAILAMSLSPGMAIPAWIAGVVAGPVALRLGRTRRERRFFSALPGTLEQVAAELRGGGTVAGAVDRLATVAGPVADDLRRVHVRTRLGLGLSDALVGWPTEHDTPGVRAAAGALAVASTLGGRAADAIDGLASSLRHRLDASAEAHALSAQSRLSAVVVGVAPIGYLAFSSLVDPSSVTVLVGTGLGRVCLVLGLGLEGIAALWIRRIVRSEA, via the coding sequence ATGTTGACGGTCGTGCTCGCGATCGGCGGTCCGCTCGCGTGCGTTGCGCTCGTCAAGGCCGCGCGACGTGCGGAATCGGGAGCGCGTGCGCAGCGGCTCACCACTCGAGCGCGATGGCGCCTCCCGCCACGCGTGCGTGGGCCGCTGGCGCGCGCCCTCCACGACGCCGACGTGCACCTCGATCCCGAGGCCGCGTTCGAGCTGTGGGCGGTCGGCGCGCTTGGTGTCGCCATACTCGCGATGTCGCTCTCGCCGGGGATGGCCATCCCCGCGTGGATTGCCGGTGTCGTGGCCGGCCCGGTTGCGTTGCGGCTCGGTCGCACGCGTCGCGAGCGACGGTTCTTTTCGGCACTGCCGGGCACGCTCGAGCAGGTGGCCGCAGAGCTGCGGGGCGGTGGCACGGTCGCCGGCGCGGTCGACCGCCTCGCGACCGTCGCAGGCCCGGTTGCCGACGATCTCCGGCGCGTGCACGTGCGCACGCGCCTCGGTCTCGGCCTGAGTGACGCACTCGTTGGATGGCCCACCGAGCACGACACGCCCGGGGTCCGCGCCGCCGCAGGCGCACTGGCCGTGGCCAGCACGCTCGGCGGACGTGCGGCCGACGCCATCGACGGGCTGGCCTCGTCGCTGCGTCACCGGCTCGACGCGTCGGCCGAGGCGCACGCGCTCTCCGCCCAGTCCCGCTTGTCGGCGGTCGTTGTGGGGGTCGCGCCGATCGGCTACCTGGCCTTCTCGAGCCTGGTCGACCCGAGCTCGGTCACGGTGCTCGTCGGTACCGGGCTGGGTCGCGTGTGTCTGGTCCTCGGGCTCGGGCTCGAGGGGATCGCCGCGTTGTGGATACGCCGGATCGTGCGGTCGGAGGCGTAG